The segment TAAACTCGCTAACCACATTATTAATGAAAAAATCGAATTTGAACGTAACCCACTCTATTGGAACGATAAAGAGACTGTCATTAACAGTGCAACATTCCTTGCGATTGAAAACCCAAGTACTGATGTGGCGCGTTATCGTGCAGGCGATTTAGATATGACGAACTACGCCTTACCACCAGAACAATTTGCTAAATTACAAAAAGAGTTACCTGGTGAAGTATTCACGACACGAACTCTTGCAACCTATTCTTACGAGTTAAACAATAAGAAAGCACCTTTTGATAACGTGAATGTTCGTAAAGCCTTGAACTTATCCCTTGATCGTAATGTGATCACCGATAAAGTTTTAGGCCAAGGTCAAACACCAACCTATGTGTTTACCCCAACTTACATCGAAGAAGGCCAGCTCATTCAACAACCTGCTTATTCAAAAGAACCGATGGCACAACGTAATGAAGAAGCCATTAAACTCTTAGAAGAAGCTGGCTACAGCAAAGCAAATCCGTTGAAATTCAGCATTCTTTACAACACCAATGAAAACCACAAAAAAGTGGCCATTGCTGCGGCATCTATGTGGAAAGCAAACACCAAAGGTTTAATTGATGTGAAATTAGAAAACCAAGAGTGGAAAACTTACATTGATAGCCGTCGTGCAGGCCGTTACGATGCAGCGCGTGCAGGCTGGAATGCGGATTACAACCAAGCCACAACATTCGGCAACTATTTCTTATCTAATTCGAGTAACAATACCGCAAAATATGCGAACCCTGAATATGATAAAGCCATTGCTGAATCTTATGTCGCAACGGATGCGGAAGGTCGTGCAAAAGCCTACGCAAAAGCCGAAGAAATTCTTGCAAAAGATTTCGGTATCGTGCCAATTTTTAACTATGTGAATCCACGCTTAGTGAAACCTTACGTAAAAGGCTATTCAGGCAAAGATCCACAAGATCACATTTACTTACGCAACCTTTATATTATTAAACATTAATTCGTTGCTCGTATTTAAGTGCGGTTAAAAATTATCGTATTTTTTGACCGCACTTTTCGCCCATTTTGGTTGGAGTTATTATGCTCAAATTTATTTTTAAACGGCTGTTGGAAGCCTTACCAACGCTGTTTATTTTAATTACTTTTTCCTTCTTTCTGATGCGTCTCGCCCCTGGTAGCCCGTTCACCTCAGAACGTGCTTATCCACCAGAAGTCATGGCAAATATCGAAGCGAAGTATCATTTGAATGAACCTTTGTATAAACAATACTTTCTTTATTTGGAAAATCTCTCCCAAGGTGATTTTGGCCCCTCTTTTAAATATAAAGATCAATCGGTCAATGATTTAATCGCATCAGCCTTCCCGGTTTCCTTAAAATTGGGGATGGTCGCTTTTGCCTTTGCTGTGGTATTAGGTGTCACAGCGGGTACGCTCGCCGCACTCAATCAAAATAGTCGCTGGGATTATATTCTAATGAGCTTTTCAATGCTTGGGGTCATTATGCCAAGCTTTGTCTTCGCACCAGTCTTAGTACTGATTTTCGCCATTTATTTGGGTTGGTTACCCGCTGGCGGTTGGAATGGCGGTTCAGCAATGTACATTATTTTACCCGTTGCCTCATTAACTATCGCTTATGTTGCAGGGATTGCGCGTATCATGCGCGGATCCATGATTGAAGTACTGCATTCCAACTTTATTCGTACCGCTAAAGCCAAAGGGCTTTCAACCTCAAGAATCATTTTAAAACATGCTTTACGCCCGGCTCTTTTACCTGTGATTACCTATTTAGGGCCAGCTTTTGTGGGGATTATTACCGGCTCAATGGTCATCGAAAGCGTGTTTGGTTTACCCGGCATGGGGTTATTATTTGTAAACGGTGCATTAAACCGTGATTATTCTTTAGTTTTAAGTCTCACCATTTTAGTGGGCACATTAACCATTTTATTTAATGCGATTGTGGATATTTTATACGCTATCATCGATCCAAAAATTCGTTATTAAGGATAAGTTATGACAGATTATCGTACTCAGCCGATTAATCAGAAAAATGCGGATTTTGTGGAACAAGTGGCTGACCGTATTGAAGAAATGCAACTGGAAGGCCGCAGCCTATGGCAAGATGCGAAACGCCGTTTTTTCCGCAATAAAGCGGCCGTTGCCAGTCTGATTATTTTGGCGTTTATTATTGTATTTATTACCGTAGCACCTTGGTTCTTCCCATTTACCTATGAAGATACCGATTGGAATATGATGAGCTCCCCACCAACAATGGAAGGCTATCACTTCTTCGGTACCGATGCCTCGGGTCGAGACTTATTGATACGTACTGCTATTGGTGGACGGATTTCATTATTAGTAGGTATTGCGGGTGCTTTCATTTCCGTAACCATCGGTACAATTTATGGGGCTATTTCTGGTTATGTAGGCGGTAAAACAGATATGTTGATGATGCGCTTTTTAGAGATTCTCAGCTCATTTCCATTTATGTTCTTCGTCATTTTGTTGGTGACCCTTTTTGGCCAAAACATTTTCTTAATTTTTATCGCAATCGGGGCGATTGCTTGGCTTGGTCTTGCTCGTATCGTACGTGGTCAAACGCTTAGTTTGAAAAATAAAGAATTCGTCGAAGCCGCCATCGTTTGTGGCGTGTCTCGTCGCCAAATCATTTTTAAGCACATCATTCCAAATGTATTGGGCTTAGTGGCAGTTTACGCCTCGCTTGAAGTACCTGGACTTATTCTTTTCGAATCATTCTTAAGTTTCTTAGGCTTAGGAACACAAGAGCCGATGAGTAGCTGGGGCGCACTATTAAGTGATGGAGCAGCACAAATGGAAGTCTCGCCTTGGCTATTAATTTTCCCGGCATTTTTCCTTTGTCTCACGCTGTTTTGTTTTAACTTTATCGGTGACGGGTTGCGTGATGCACTCGATCCAAAAGATAGATAGGAGCGAATCATGAATCCTTTATTAGATGTAAAAAATCTCTACGTTCGCTTCAAAACACCAGATGGCATCGTCACTGCAGTGAATGATTTAAACTTCACACTTAATGCGGGAAGCACGCTCGGCATCGTGGGTGAAAGTGGTTCAGGCAAATCACAAACTGCCTTTGCGTTAATGGGCTTATTGGCGGCCAATGGTACAGTGGAAGGTTCCGCCATCTTTGAAGGTAAAGAATTGGTTAATTTACCGAAGGCTGAATTGAATAAAATCCGTGCCGAGCAAATTTCCATGATTTTCCAAGATCCGATGACCTCTCTCAACCCTTACATGAAAATCGGTGAACAGCTCATGGAAGTTCTACAGTTACACAAAGGTTATGATAAACAAACTGCCTTTGCTGAATCCGTGAAAATGCTGGATGCGGTAAAAATGCCAGAAGCTAAAAAACGCATGGGCATGTATCCACACGAGTTTTCAGGTGGTATGCGTCAACGGGTGATGATTGCGATGGCTTTGCTATGTCGTCCTAAATTACTTATTGCCGATGAACCAACAACCGCTTTGGATGTGACCGTTCAAGCGCAAATCATGACTTTGTTAAATGAGTTAAAACGTGAGTTTAATACCGCGATTATTATGATCACTCACGATTTAGGTGTGGTAGCGGGTATTTGCGATCAAGTGATGGTGATGTATGCCGGACGAACCATGGAATACGGCACAGCAGAGCAAATTTTCTATCATCCAACCCATCCTTATTCTATTGGCTTAATGGATGCGATTCCTCGCTTAGATGGCAATGAAGAACACTTGGTCACCATTCCAGGCAATCCACCGAATTTATTGCATTTGCCAAAAGGTTGCCCATTCTCACCCCGTTGCCAATTTGCAACAGAACAATGCCAAACTGCGCCAAAACTGACCGCATTTAATGAAGGTCAATTACGCAATTGTTGGTTACCCGTGGAGAAATTTACCCTATGACAGTTTCAAATAACAAAGAATTACTCCTTGAAGTCAATCACTTAGGCGTCAGTTTTAAAATTCAAAATGATAAATCCCTTTTCTTCGCCAAGCCTCAAACCTTAAAAGCAGTAAAGGATGTTTCCTTTAAGCTTTATGAAGGTGAAACTCTCGGTGTAGTAGGTGAATCGGGTTGTGGTAAATCCACGCTTGCACGTGCCATCATCGGCTTAGTCGAAGCGAGTGAAGGGGAGATCTTGTGGCTTGGTAAAAATTTACGAAAACAATCAGCTAAACAATGGAAAGATACTCGTAAAGATATTCAAATGATTTTCCAAGATCCACTCGCTTCTCTCAACCCGCGAATGAACATTGGCGAAATCATTGCCGAGCCATTAAAGATCTACCAACCGCACTTAAGTGCTGCTGAAGTGAAAGAAAAAGTGCAAGCTATGATGTTGAAAGTCGGACTTTTACCGAACTTGATTAACCGCTATCCACATGAGTTTTCTGGTGGCCAATGTCAGCGTATCGGTATCGCTCGAGCGTTAATCATTGAGCCTAAAATGATCATTTGTGATGAACCCGTTTCTGCGTTAGATGTGTCGATTCAAGCTCAAGTGGTAAATTTATTAAAATCCCTACAAAAAGAAATGGGGCTTTCCTTAATTTTCATCGCTCATGATTTAGCGGTGGTAAAACACATTTCTGACCGCGTATTGGTGATGTATTTAGGTAATGCCATGGAATTAGGCAGCGATGAGGAAGTGTATAACAACACTAAACATCCTTATACCAAAGCCTTAATGTCTGCTGTTCCGATTCCCGATCCGAAATTGGAACGCAATAAGTCCATCGAATTACTTGAAGGTGAGCTACCTTCGCCAATTAATCCGCCGTCTGGTTGCGTGTTCCGTACTCGCTGCCTAAAAGCCGATGAAAATTGTGCGAAACAAAAACCACCTTTCACCAGCCAAAACAACAGCCATTTTGTGGCTTGCTTGAAGGTCTTATAAAACAAAAAGTGCGGTCAACATTCGCCGCACTTTTTACTTTTACAATTCTAATTTTTCTTCAATCACTTTAGCCAAATCATCTAGCATTGCATAGCGTTTGCGATACATAGAACGTTTCTTACTCGGTACCTCATCAAGATTTCTATCGATCTCTAAAGGCAATTCCCAATAGTCTTTCAACTGTCCATCTGATTCAGAAAAAATCGCATCATAATCTACAACATAATGTGAACTTTGAATAAAACGCGATTTATTTTGATATTTTTGAGGAATACCTAACAATTGATTAAAACCTAATGCTTTCGTCAATGCTTTCATCGTTTCTACCATCAAATAAGCAGGGCGTAAACCATGGCAAGTTTTTGTAAGTTGCTTCACCATCTCTTTGGAACCTTCAAAATTGGGTCCCTGCACCACAGAAATAAGTAATGCCTCATCAAGTTTGGCAAAAGTAAGCAAATACACTAATTCATTACGTGGTTTATGCCATAATTCCAATACCCAATAGCCTTCCATCGGTTGGTGCGTGGTCATCGACAATGTCATCTCAAAATCAGGAATCACTTCACCAAAACTTAATGGCGTTTTATAAATGAGTACTGAAAGTGCGGTCAATTTTTCAGGTAAAAAAAGTAGATTGTCGCAGATAGCTTGGAAACGCTGTTTGCTATTAAAACGTTTATCTAAAAAACGATAAACTAATGGGTAGCTATAATCTGCACGCTCATTTAATAATGTGACAAGAAAAGGATGCTGATTAATAAATTGCTCAAAATGAGCAATTGATCCTCGATGTAAAAAAGAACGAAGACGATAACGTAGGCGCTTAAGCGCATAAGAACGCCCTGGTCTATCGGGATAAACGGCTTCCGCTTTTGGCCAGCGATATTGATTCTCTTGAGATTCCATAGTAAAAAATAATTAAAGATACTTTAAATCAATGCAAAGCGCGCATTCTCTCATAATTTCAGCAATTTTTCTATTTGTGATATG is part of the Haemophilus parainfluenzae ATCC 33392 genome and harbors:
- a CDS encoding VirK/YbjX family protein translates to MESQENQYRWPKAEAVYPDRPGRSYALKRLRYRLRSFLHRGSIAHFEQFINQHPFLVTLLNERADYSYPLVYRFLDKRFNSKQRFQAICDNLLFLPEKLTALSVLIYKTPLSFGEVIPDFEMTLSMTTHQPMEGYWVLELWHKPRNELVYLLTFAKLDEALLISVVQGPNFEGSKEMVKQLTKTCHGLRPAYLMVETMKALTKALGFNQLLGIPQKYQNKSRFIQSSHYVVDYDAIFSESDGQLKDYWELPLEIDRNLDEVPSKKRSMYRKRYAMLDDLAKVIEEKLEL
- the oppF gene encoding murein tripeptide/oligopeptide ABC transporter ATP binding protein OppF, giving the protein MTVSNNKELLLEVNHLGVSFKIQNDKSLFFAKPQTLKAVKDVSFKLYEGETLGVVGESGCGKSTLARAIIGLVEASEGEILWLGKNLRKQSAKQWKDTRKDIQMIFQDPLASLNPRMNIGEIIAEPLKIYQPHLSAAEVKEKVQAMMLKVGLLPNLINRYPHEFSGGQCQRIGIARALIIEPKMIICDEPVSALDVSIQAQVVNLLKSLQKEMGLSLIFIAHDLAVVKHISDRVLVMYLGNAMELGSDEEVYNNTKHPYTKALMSAVPIPDPKLERNKSIELLEGELPSPINPPSGCVFRTRCLKADENCAKQKPPFTSQNNSHFVACLKVL
- the oppC gene encoding oligopeptide ABC transporter permease OppC, translating into MTDYRTQPINQKNADFVEQVADRIEEMQLEGRSLWQDAKRRFFRNKAAVASLIILAFIIVFITVAPWFFPFTYEDTDWNMMSSPPTMEGYHFFGTDASGRDLLIRTAIGGRISLLVGIAGAFISVTIGTIYGAISGYVGGKTDMLMMRFLEILSSFPFMFFVILLVTLFGQNIFLIFIAIGAIAWLGLARIVRGQTLSLKNKEFVEAAIVCGVSRRQIIFKHIIPNVLGLVAVYASLEVPGLILFESFLSFLGLGTQEPMSSWGALLSDGAAQMEVSPWLLIFPAFFLCLTLFCFNFIGDGLRDALDPKDR
- the oppB gene encoding oligopeptide ABC transporter permease OppB, giving the protein MLKFIFKRLLEALPTLFILITFSFFLMRLAPGSPFTSERAYPPEVMANIEAKYHLNEPLYKQYFLYLENLSQGDFGPSFKYKDQSVNDLIASAFPVSLKLGMVAFAFAVVLGVTAGTLAALNQNSRWDYILMSFSMLGVIMPSFVFAPVLVLIFAIYLGWLPAGGWNGGSAMYIILPVASLTIAYVAGIARIMRGSMIEVLHSNFIRTAKAKGLSTSRIILKHALRPALLPVITYLGPAFVGIITGSMVIESVFGLPGMGLLFVNGALNRDYSLVLSLTILVGTLTILFNAIVDILYAIIDPKIRY
- a CDS encoding ABC transporter ATP-binding protein, yielding MNPLLDVKNLYVRFKTPDGIVTAVNDLNFTLNAGSTLGIVGESGSGKSQTAFALMGLLAANGTVEGSAIFEGKELVNLPKAELNKIRAEQISMIFQDPMTSLNPYMKIGEQLMEVLQLHKGYDKQTAFAESVKMLDAVKMPEAKKRMGMYPHEFSGGMRQRVMIAMALLCRPKLLIADEPTTALDVTVQAQIMTLLNELKREFNTAIIMITHDLGVVAGICDQVMVMYAGRTMEYGTAEQIFYHPTHPYSIGLMDAIPRLDGNEEHLVTIPGNPPNLLHLPKGCPFSPRCQFATEQCQTAPKLTAFNEGQLRNCWLPVEKFTL
- a CDS encoding ABC transporter substrate-binding protein — its product is MQHKLLFSAIALALSYSAQAVIVPEGTQLDEKQHIVINNGAEPQSFDPQKTEGVPESSVAYQLLEGLVTSDSEGKLQPGVAESWENTPDFKTWTFHLRKDAKWSNGDPVTAHDFVFAWRRLVDPATAAPYASYLSYLQVENAQDIIDGKKKPAELGVEAKDDYTFVVHATNPVPYAVSLTTHQSLLPLPQKVVEKLGDAWVKKENYVGNGAYKLANHIINEKIEFERNPLYWNDKETVINSATFLAIENPSTDVARYRAGDLDMTNYALPPEQFAKLQKELPGEVFTTRTLATYSYELNNKKAPFDNVNVRKALNLSLDRNVITDKVLGQGQTPTYVFTPTYIEEGQLIQQPAYSKEPMAQRNEEAIKLLEEAGYSKANPLKFSILYNTNENHKKVAIAAASMWKANTKGLIDVKLENQEWKTYIDSRRAGRYDAARAGWNADYNQATTFGNYFLSNSSNNTAKYANPEYDKAIAESYVATDAEGRAKAYAKAEEILAKDFGIVPIFNYVNPRLVKPYVKGYSGKDPQDHIYLRNLYIIKH